In the Styela clava chromosome 8, kaStyClav1.hap1.2, whole genome shotgun sequence genome, one interval contains:
- the LOC120345271 gene encoding H(+)/Cl(-) exchange transporter 6-like, translated as MSNCCRMRCLSRDSSSTILDDETDLIPQRDNSIQFIKDYESLDYDQCFNEPYRNQIKKEIQTHGKWTGSKKELLSWIVIFFIGVLTAVVAFFIDYFVKLLSEWKLDTVNSRLHTCESTGCVAICLCLLLAFNISFVIIAASFVVFGEPLAAGSGIPEIKCYLNGVKVRNVVRFRTLVSKAIGVLFSVSGGLLVGKEGPMIHSGGVIGAGVPQFQSQTFKKLKVNIPYFRSDRDKRDFVSAGAAAGVAAAFGAPIGGVLFSLEEGSSFWNQSLTWKTLFCTMASTFTLNFLLSGVMDGAWGTFDQNGLLTFGKFECDSGDCHLWTIGDLLIFIAMGFVGGLLGALFNAINTKITIFRLKYLARKGKMMKIVEVIAIGTVTAMCAFFAPIVIGTCKQVASNSTMDPTLSETQQFLCPNGTYNDMATLMYNTQETAIKQLFHNSGAFTLQALAVFFVLFFFLSCWTYGASVPSGLFVPCILCGAAYGRFCAELFYNVFGMNNIYLGTFSLVGAAAFLGGVVRMTISLTVILIECTNEITYALPIMITLMVAKWAGDIFNHGIYDIHVFVKGVPLLEWDPPHGATVLQASDIMQTRLKYIYPHTRIRSLVNLLRTTAHNAFPVITIKTKSNGEEEHSKKTELRERKRHGSHDILTANIEYQLSSHQSRMSIDRKRAFTVGSANTELVQVTSPLSIHDGLLNRDTSESVLFDDVASDMSSINLQDNLNPLIFHGIILRSTLIALIKQGAGYDENNVVSKQAAIDYKTLQEDYPRFPDIHDLNMDEIDLQQVLDVTQYMNTSPYVVYPTTQLSQVFNLFRTMGLRHLPVINSGGEVVGVITRHDLSHDYIEELMESRKRSPSMMSSSVITSSSESGSNSQPTPINI; from the exons ATGAGTAATTGTTGTCGAATGAGATGTCTGAGCAGAGATTCCTCTTCGACAATTCTAGACGACGAAACGGATTTAATTCCACAGCGAgataattcaattcaatttattaaaGATTATGAG AGTCTCGACTACGACCAATGCTTCAATGAACCTTACAGAAATCAAATAAAGAAAGAAATTCAG ACTCATGGCAAATGGACTGGAAGTAAAAAAGAATTGTTGAGCTGGATTGTTATTTTCTTCATCGGAGTTCTTACTGCAGTG GTTGCATTTTTCAttgattattttgttaaattattgAGTGAATGGAAACTGGACACAGTCAACAGCA gacTTCATACATGTGAAAGTACCGGTTGTGTTGCCATATGTCTTTGTTTATTGCTTGCTTTCAACATATCATTTGTGATTATTGCCGCATCTTTTGTTGTTTTTGGAGAG CCTCTAGCTGCAGGATCTGGCATCCCAGAAATCAAATGTTATTTAAATGGAGTAAAAGTTCGGAATGTTGTGAGATTCCGAACTTTGGTTTCAAAAGCTATCGGAGTTTTATTTAGTGTTTCTGGAG GTTTACTTGTCGGTAAAGAAGGTCCAATGATCCACAGTGGTGGAGTAATAGGAGCAGGAGTTCCTCAGTTTCAAAGTCAAACATTTAAGAAACTTAAAGTTAATATTCCTTACTTCAGATCGGATAG gGATAAACGAGACTTTGTATCAGCGGGGGCGGCAGCAGGGGTTGCGGCTGCATTTGGAGCTCCTATAGGTGGAGTTTTGTTCAGTTTAGAAGAAGGAAGTTCGTTCTGGAATCAATCATTGACTTGGAAAACT TTATTCTGCACAATGGCGTCTACTTTCACATTAAACTTTTTGTTGTCTGGAGTAATGGATGGAGCTTGGGGAACTTTTGATCAGAACGGTCTGCTGACTTTTGGAAAATTTGAG TGTGATTCTGGCGACTGTCATTTATGGACGATCGGTGATCTGTTAATATTTATTGCAATGGGATTTGTTGGTGGATTACTTGGAGCTTTGTTCAACGCTATCAATACTAAGATTACAATCTTCAGACTCAAGTATTTAGCAAGGAAAGGAAAGATGATGAA aATTGTTGAAGTTATTGCAATTGGAACCGTGACAGCAATGTGCGCTTTCTTCGCCCCTATTGTGATTGGCACTTGCAAACAG gTTGCCAGTAATTCAACAATGGATCCTACATTAAGTGAAACTCAGCAATTTCTCTGCCCTAATGGAACATACAATGATATGGCAACACTGATGTACAACACTCAGGAAACAGCCATCAAGCAATTATTCCATAACTCTG GTGCTTTCACACTACAAGCTCTTGCAgtattctttgttttatttttctttctctcttGTTGGACTTACGGCGCATCAGTTCCTAGTGGTCTGTTTGTGCCTTGTATATTATGTGGGGCTGCCTATGGAAGATTTTGTGCTGAACTTTTCTATAA TGTGTTTGGAATGAATAACATTTATCTTGGGACATTTTCATTGGTTGGTGCAGCAGCTTTCCTTGGTGGAGTTGTTCGGATGACGATAAGTTTAACTGTTATATTGATTGAATGCACAAATGAAATCACCTATGCATTGCCTATTATGATTACTTTGATG GTTGCAAAATGGGCAGGTGATATTTTTAATCATGGAATCTACGATATTCACGTGTTTGTGAAAGGAGTTCCCTTGCTGGAATGGGATCCACCACATGGTGCTACAGT ACTTCAAGCGAGCGATATTATGCAAACAAGGTTGAAATACATTTACCCTCACACAAGGATACGTTCCCTCGTTAATTTGTTACGCACGACTGCACACAATGCATTTCCTGTTATTACTATAAAGACCAAATCAAACGGGGAGGaagagcactcgaaaaaaactGAATTGAGGGAAAGAAAGCGACACGGTAGTCATGATATATTGACTGCTAATATTGAATACCAG TTGAGCAGCCATCAATCAAGAATGTCAATTGATAGGAAACGAGCCTTCACTGTGGGATCTGCTAATACTGAGCTTGTCCAAGTCACATCTCCACTGTCTATTCATGACGGACTTTTGAACAGAGACACATCAGAAAG TGTCCTCTTTGACGACGTAGCTTCTGACATGAGCAGCATCAACTTACAAGACAACTTGAACCCCCTGATATTTCATGGAATTATTCTTAGGTCGACACTCATTGCTTTGATTAAACAAGGAGCAGGTTATGATGAAAATAATGTG GTATCGAAACAAGCTGCAATTGACTATAAAACACTCCAGGAAGATTATCCGAGGTTTCCAGACATTCATGATTTAAATATGGATGAAATAGATCTTCAACAAGTTCTG GATGTGACACAATACATGAACACTAGTCCATATGTTGTTTATCCAACCACCCAGTTATCTCAAGTCTTCAACTTATTCCGAACCATGGGATTGAGACATCTGCCTGTCATCAACAGTGGGGGAGAG GTGGTTGGGGTGATCACTCGTCACGATCTGTCCCACGATTATATAGAAGAACTTATGGAATCGAGGAAAAGAAGCCCATCTATGATGTCATCAAGTGTTATTACATCATCATCGGAAAGTGGTTCGAATTCTCAGCCAACTCCGATTAATATATGA
- the LOC120345270 gene encoding exportin-4-like has product MSSVTPEIVKHLEVAAQAALGIQSTISPAQRQEAEDVLLSFRHSKPSFIDCKTLLESTTYDTVQYQAAAALKDVVLREWGHTDENNRNSQQQFVLSFVMGHTGLSRFVREILSHLLAIMVKLSAMKDANPKLRESIYTFLTNLIGSGDQTQQLIACSIITALVTEFSITNKSSDMGMTWQQHLKCKKSFEDFDLKTIFSLLLEVLQHINGAENISSNETINLCHKFLIISEQILSWTFTAPVKTRRSALVQPECDKVLLKPHADWKKVLLNPATIKLFFSLSKKCQLNAELSRIASSCLAQLASLHGPVLENEETKYFYIKLYMQEFLQTYGNGTFHDCEALGIANACKNILDAHKLEIWVKTPEILQIFHQFLECLTKLTGTAMAGAAKEEEIDEEDHLYMEAFETMLDAWTTIIESISGPKDFIIPCTSKIFENYVRCHIVPPDGTRAIIDDSDHDYDEMEEDDRDRFCGQLMSIACIARTSPLTSMLACSMLLEKRVSLLQENLLLIKNQTKVDDTLLQNLFDDLHWIVLISGHVLADDYDGETSLIPNEIIQCSIAQRNQINQVLSLRILGSPLESCAIVDSSPGLVDPVIRLVSAILRLCEVVSNATRSNMVDNLSPQLLQDLMWFLKTWSGSYLLFREDYYDEISPVLSAAFGPDSEGGRWTVNYVTKFACTVLNHWTSEPKLLEDTADLLTTLVGNDKSCSIVSSSEAFWKSAHGICSGDASYRTHPSFVKQQIMSSIVGVGTSNMNQYRDKYWEQTMNIVKKRYHDLTTNHIFGKNSLNTQVIDELSSILDLLRGVADAASPQNTKLIFMFLSDFLCEGSKLMHSCKGHQTVIVSLLELFVQVAHEQVCYLPESKCHMLYDWTLQLLRTFSQLTTDFKSRDAEEESFQDLSLVIELLTHILGRDFIDFSDPDLESNTGLTLDEAQPEVSVPDVVFFGLGIILPHMNTQLLSYPSLCCQYYKLITFLCEIYPEKVELLPQEVLNTFLFSLQLGLSSYGNDNCKLCLEALLGLVDCAREKSNPNGAFQTVLTPFIKMVFDVILVHAGDMELLRSAGETFHSMFCFDHQKIVELFTAFVEAQPDPANKQCLFMEFSKLTPPPNTEFKIDRKDKMKFINLLEEVIFNVRGILCVK; this is encoded by the coding sequence ATGTCCTCGGTCACCCCAGAGATAGTAAAACACTTGGAAGTAGCCGCACAAGCTGCGCTTGGGATTCAGTCAACCATATCGCCAGCACAGCGACAGGAAGCCGAAGATGTTTTGCTTTCTTTTCGTCATTCGAAACCGAGCTTCATAGATTGCAAAACATTGTTGGAAAGCACAACTTATGATACAGTGCAGTACCAAGCTGCAGCAGCATTGAAAGACGTGGTTCTTCGAGAATGGGGACACACTGATGAAAATAATCGTAATTCTCAACAACAATTTGTTTTGTCTTTTGTAATGGGACATACAGGATTATCAAGATTTGTTCGAGAAATTTTGTCCCATTTATTAGCTATCATGGTTAAGCTTTCAGCCATGAAAGATGCGAATCCGAAACTCAGAGAATCAATTTATACATTTTTAACTAATTTAATTGGATCTGGAGATCAAACTCAACAACTAATTGCATGTTCAATTATCACTGCACTCGTTACCGAGTTCTCAATAACGAATAAATCCAGTGATATGGGGATGACGTGGCAGCaacatttaaaatgtaaaaaatcatttgaggattttgatttgaaaacaaTCTTTTCTCTTCTACTCGAAGTTTTACAACATATTAATGGCGCGGAAAATATATCTTCAAATGAAACTATAAATTTATGCCACAAATTTCTGATAATTTCGGAGCAGATTTTGTCATGGACGTTCACTGCTCCGGTTAAGACACGTCGAAGCGCGCTTGTGCAGCCTGAATGTGATAAAGTTCTCTTGAAGCCGCATGCAGATTGGAAAAAAGTTTTACTGAATCCGGCGacgataaaattgttttttagtttGTCGAAAAAATGTCAATTAAATGCTGAATTATCTCGGATTGCATCATCTTGTCTTGCACAACTTGCATCTTTACATGGCCCTGTTTTAGAAAATGAAGAAACGAAATACTTTTACATTAAGTTATATATGCaagaatttttacaaacttaCGGGAATGGGACTTTCCATGATTGTGAGGCTTTAGGCATTGCAAATGCATGTAAAAATATTCTTGATGCTCATAAACTTGAAATTTGGGTGAAAACACcagaaattttacaaatttttcaccagtttttggaatgtttgacAAAGTTAACAGGTACGGCGATGGCAGGGGCTGCTAAAGAGGAAGAAATTGATGAAGAGGACCATTTATATATGGAAGCATTTGAGACAATGTTGGACGCTTGGACTACGATAATCGAATCAATTTCCGGACCCAAAGATTTCATTATTCCATGCACTTCAAAGATATTCGAAAATTATGTTCGATGTCATATTGTACCGCCAGATGGCACTAGAGCAATAATAGATGATTCTGACCATGATTATGATGAAATGGAAGAGGATGATCGCGATCGTTTTTGCGGACAACTTATGTCAATTGCTTGTATCGCGAGAACATCACCGCTAACTTCTATGCTAGCTTGCTCAATGCTGCTTGAAAAACGAGTTTCTTTGTTGCAAGAGAATttacttttaattaaaaatcaaaCTAAAGTTGATGATACTTTATTACAGAATTTATTCGATGACTTACATTGGATCGTGTTGATTTCTGGCCATGTTCTGGCTGATGATTATGACGGCgaaacttctttaattccgaATGAAATAATTCAATGTAGCATCGCTCAGAGAAATCAAATTAATCAGGTGCTATCTTTACGTATACTCGGTTCTCCTCTAGAAAGCTGCGCAATTGTGGATTCCTCGCCGGGATTGGTTGATCCTGTGATAAGACTTGTATCTGCGATTCTACGTCTTTGTGAGGTTGTTTCGAATGCTACTCGATCAAATATGGTGGATAATTTGAGCCCTCAATTACTTCAAGACTTGATGTGGTTCTTAAAGACATGGTCTGGATCATATTTACTTTTCCGCGAAGACTATTATGATGAAATAAGTCCGGTATTATCTGCAGCTTTTGGGCCGGATTCAGAAGGTGGACGTTGGACCGTAAATTATGTCACAAAATTTGCATGCACTGTTTTAAATCATTGGACCTCCGAACCTAAACTTCTAGAAGACACTGCGGATTTATTGACAACATTAGTTGGAAACGATAAGAGTTGTTCAATCGTGTCATCTTCGGAAGCATTTTGGAAAAGTGCTCATGGAATCTGTTCTGGAGATGCCTCATATCGGACGCATCCTTCATTTGTGAAACAACAAATAATGTCATCAATTGTAGGAGTTGGGACTTCTAATATGAATCAGTACAGAGATAAATACTGGGAACAAACTATGAACATTGTGAAAAAACGATACCATGACCTAACAACGAACCACATTTTTGGGAAAAATTCTTTGAACACTCAGGTAATTGATGAATTGAGCTCCATACTTGACCTATTGAGAGGTGTTGCAGATGCTGCGTCACCGCAGaacacaaaattaatttttatgtttttgtctGATTTTTTGTGTGAAGGGAGCAAGCTTATGCATTCATGTAAAGGCCATCAAACTGTTATAGTTTCACTTTTGGAACTATTTGTCCAGGTCGCTCATGAACAAGTTTGTTATCTCCCAGAATCAAAATGTCATATGTTATATGACTGGACGCTTCAACTCTTACGGACATTTTCGCAACTCACGACCGATTTCAAATCGAGAGACGCAGAAGAAGAATCATTCCAGGACTTATCTCTTGTTATTGAGCTCCTAACTCACATCTTAGgacgagattttattgatttcaGCGATCCCGATTTGGAATCTAATACTGGGTTAACTTTAGACGAAGCTCAGCCTGAAGTCTCTGTTCCTGACGTCGTATTTTTCGGTTTAGGAATTATTCTGCCTCACATGAATACACAATTGCTGTCCTATCCATCTCTATGTTGCCAgtattataaattaataacatTTTTGTGTGAGATTTACCCCGAAAAAGTTGAACTATTACCGCAAGAAGTTTTAAACACTTTTCTTTTTTCCCTGCAGCTGGGCTTAAGCTCATATGGGAATGATAATTGTAAATTATGTTTGGAAGCATTATTAGGTCTTGTGGATTGTGCTCGCGAAAAATCCAACCCTAATGGTGCTTTCCAAACCGTTTTAACGCCTTTTATAAAAATGGTTTTTGATGTTATTTTGGTCCATGCTGGCGATATGGAATTACTCCGTTCTGCAGGTGAAACTTTTCACTCAATGTTCTGTTTTGATCACCAAAAAATTGTTGAACTTTTTACTGCATTCGTTGAAGCGCAACCGGACCCAGCCAATAAGCAGTGCCTATTTATGGAATTTAGTAAATTAACTCCGCCCCCAAATACAGAATTTAAAATTGATAGAAAggataaaatgaaatttattaacTTGTTAGAAGAAGTTATTTTCAATGTAAGGGGTATTTTATGTGTGAAATAA